The Ruminococcaceae bacterium R-25 DNA segment TGGGCACCAGGGATTCCGTTACCACGGTAGTCAGATTCACTTATAAGCAGTTCCCTCCCCAGCAGACCGTTGAGCAGCAGGAATTCATCAAGATATTCAGGGCATCCGTTGCCCACATGATCGCTGTATCCCGTCTCAGCGCCCAGTATTCATATCTCTACAACTACGATATGGAGTTCGGCATGTACAATCCGAACTATCTCTTCACCAAATTCGACGAGATGTTCGCAACCGGAGTCGCTACAAAATACTCCGTTGCCTTCATCAACATTAAACAGGTTAACCAGCTGAACAGATACTTCGGTTCTGATATTGCTGGCACCGCGATCAAGAGTTACGCCAATAAACTCAAAGAGCTGATTGACGAGAGTAGAGGCGAATTCGCAGTTCATTTGGGCGGCGACAACTTCATTGTCGTCATCATCACTTCCCGCCTCCCCGAGCTCGAGAGACTCATCACTTCCGTTCCTGTAACACTTGCTTACGGTGTCGACAAATTCGAGTATGTCATTAAAAGCAGAGCCGGCATTACCACCATTAAAACAAGCCACAGAAACGGCAAGCACGTTATGGGCGAGTGCTCTCAGGCTTACACTTATTCCAGGAAGAACAACATCGACATCGTATATTATTCCGACGAAATAAACGAAAAGAGCCACAACAATACAGAGACACTCACTAAAGCTCTAAACGATAACAAGTTCCTCATCTACTACCAGCCGATCATCAGCGTCGAAGACCAACCGCACCTTCACGCCGCTGAAGCTCTTGTAAGATGGCCAGTTGACGGCAGGATCATAGCACCTGAGGAGTTCATTAACATTGCTACAGATTCAGGTCTCGTTACAAGGATCGACTTCTACGTTTTGGAAAACGTCTGCAAGAACATCAAGAACTGGCAGTCAATGAACATCCCGCTTGTTCCCATCTCGATCAACTTCTCCGGCCGTCATCTTTTCAATAATTCGATCGCTAATGACATCCTGGCAGTTATCGACAAATATGAAGTTGACCACAGCCTCATCGGCATCGAATTCTCAGAGCCGGACTTCACACAGAGAATGCCGATCCTCAAAGACGTCAGCCAGACACTGACCGATGCGGGTGTCCTCGTTACTCTGGACAAATTCAGTACCGGCCAGTCCACTCTTAACATCCTCCACGACCTGGAAGCTAACTACGTTAAGATCGAAGCCGACCGTTTCGAACCTGAAGACCAAAGAGGCCGTATCATCACAAACAACATGATCAACCTCGCTAACATCTTAGGCTACAAAGTTATCTGCGAAGGCGTTCATACCCAGAAGCAGGTCGAAGACCTTAAGATGTGCGGATGCCTCCTCTTCCAGTCTTTCTTCTACGACAAGCCAATGTCCGAAAGATTCTTCTTAAACAGACTTCAGAATCCTCTCTACGAGAATGAAGAGCCTTCAGGTATGCCTGCCCAGTAAGGCATATCACCTGAAGCTATTTTCGATCATCTCGGTTACTACTCTTACATCAAGCGGTTGTTTCGCAGATTCAAACGTGTAGAACAATCTGTCACCCTGGAATATTCCTTCAAACGCATATTTTCTTGATCTGTCTATCATATCCTCAACATAATCCGGGTCACCCATCTTGCCGCAGTGTTCATAGTAAATGATCTGCCTGTCGCTAAGCCTCAGGATCGTAAAGTCCGGATGGAATATTTCACCGCCCACCAATAGCGGACACTCATATTTATAAGGAATACCATAGTCATAAAGCATGTTCGCAATGATCATCTCTGACTTAGATCTGACACGTTCGCCCTTCTTGGTTATATATACCGGCACATCATCAGAAATAGGTTTCTTCTTATATGGTTGATTCACCCAGCGTTTTACAAAAGCGTCATCGGATATCATTATGTTTTTAGCAAACATCCTTCGCTCTTCCGGAAGAATGTTATAAATATCTTCTGCAACCGTCTCAGGATACTTCAAGATCAAATTCTCTAATACTGATTTTTCTTTGCGTGCGGCCTTCAAAACCATTTCAAGGTAACTTTTTTGAACCAGCACCTCTATCTCTTCCGGATTCTTTCTGCTTAAAAGCCTTTCTTTCCTGTTTTTCGTTTCACCATAAGCATAGTAATAGGCACTATTATTCCTATGTTTTATTATTAAGCGGCCTTGTGGCACCCGCGCTAACTTTTCTTCGGTCTTCTTAACAAGATCTGAAATAACTCTGTATCTTTCAGAAAGGCTATTTCGCAAACCATAACTCATATAATTCTCCTTGTAATTCATGAACACTAATTGCTTGTATCGAAAACCAACAAAAATCATCCATTTTCGATACATCATGACTTTGCAGTGTATCGACAACTGCCTAAAACATGCGTTTTTCGAGACAATTTCGCAAATTTGTATCGAAAACACTATCAAACCATTGGTTTTCGATACAGTGTCATCGGCAAGTGTATCGAAAAACAACCAAACCAGAGTCTTTTCGATACAGTTCTTTTTAATTTGAAACTTTTTATCTAAATGGCAACGACATTCAAGACACTAAGCCGCCCCTTGAACGCGAAGGTGCTACTTCGTCTTATATATTTGTGCTATATTATTCCTAATTTTC contains these protein-coding regions:
- a CDS encoding EAL domain-containing protein (putative c-di-GMP-specific phosphodiesterase class I) → MAAGTPDIKGFFEALDECADCKFTDKFFKYADYLSIAKIEDTQIISGRPVSKNVDFLSDNVGQEFFEVTLGTRDSVTTVVRFTYKQFPPQQTVEQQEFIKIFRASVAHMIAVSRLSAQYSYLYNYDMEFGMYNPNYLFTKFDEMFATGVATKYSVAFINIKQVNQLNRYFGSDIAGTAIKSYANKLKELIDESRGEFAVHLGGDNFIVVIITSRLPELERLITSVPVTLAYGVDKFEYVIKSRAGITTIKTSHRNGKHVMGECSQAYTYSRKNNIDIVYYSDEINEKSHNNTETLTKALNDNKFLIYYQPIISVEDQPHLHAAEALVRWPVDGRIIAPEEFINIATDSGLVTRIDFYVLENVCKNIKNWQSMNIPLVPISINFSGRHLFNNSIANDILAVIDKYEVDHSLIGIEFSEPDFTQRMPILKDVSQTLTDAGVLVTLDKFSTGQSTLNILHDLEANYVKIEADRFEPEDQRGRIITNNMINLANILGYKVICEGVHTQKQVEDLKMCGCLLFQSFFYDKPMSERFFLNRLQNPLYENEEPSGMPAQ